From Levilactobacillus zymae, a single genomic window includes:
- a CDS encoding DHA2 family efflux MFS transporter permease subunit, whose translation MSQDIHGKTYHATVILIITLTTTFAGSLMQTTMATAMPALMKAFQISFSTAQQATTWFLLVNGAVVPLSAYLAIKFPTKWLLLGLDVLLLAGMLISYAAPSATNDWWLFITERIMAAAAFGILLPLMQTIIATIFPPKQMAVAMGLSGLVVGLAPALGPILSGWILSRNHRLFGLLIRHSWRNIFLAPLILVVCMLILAIFQMKDVLPNRAVPRDFTSLSLSLVGFSSLLLGLTNVATVGWWNIPKVLVPGIVGLLLIFVFIRRQLRLDIPFLNVRVFLNKAFTLPTVLVVLVMMAMYGVEMMLPTYLQNILGLTPFQSGVTLLGGALFMGGLSPVSGFLFNRVGVHRLALFGFSLLTLGTLPFAFITPTTSARLIAIIYALRLIGIALVMMPLTISAMNAFPQSMAAHASTANNMARQLGASVAVALLSSVTQNIVSQHMPTGQLKVTNPLTYAGQTLAASMAGFRISFCIGLAFAVVGLGVAWWLKPKGEN comes from the coding sequence GTGTCACAGGATATTCATGGAAAAACGTATCACGCAACAGTCATTCTTATTATCACGTTGACGACCACTTTTGCCGGATCACTCATGCAGACGACGATGGCAACCGCCATGCCAGCCCTCATGAAGGCCTTCCAGATTAGTTTCAGCACCGCGCAACAGGCTACAACCTGGTTTTTATTGGTTAATGGTGCGGTTGTTCCGCTTTCAGCGTATTTAGCGATTAAATTTCCGACCAAGTGGCTCTTGCTGGGGTTGGATGTGCTCTTATTGGCAGGGATGCTGATTTCTTACGCTGCACCGTCCGCTACCAATGACTGGTGGCTCTTCATTACCGAGAGAATCATGGCCGCAGCCGCTTTTGGCATTCTGCTACCTCTGATGCAAACGATTATTGCGACCATTTTCCCGCCCAAACAGATGGCGGTCGCCATGGGACTTTCAGGGCTCGTGGTGGGCTTAGCTCCCGCCTTAGGTCCCATTCTTTCGGGGTGGATTTTGAGTCGTAACCACCGACTTTTCGGGCTACTCATCCGTCATTCCTGGCGTAATATTTTCTTGGCTCCGCTTATCTTGGTAGTCTGCATGCTGATTCTCGCCATTTTCCAGATGAAGGATGTGCTGCCTAATCGAGCCGTCCCGCGTGATTTCACCTCACTAAGCTTATCCCTAGTCGGCTTTTCGAGTCTCCTGCTGGGTCTAACTAATGTGGCCACGGTCGGGTGGTGGAACATCCCCAAGGTTCTCGTCCCTGGAATCGTCGGCCTGCTCCTGATTTTCGTCTTTATTCGTCGCCAGCTTCGGCTGGACATCCCCTTTCTAAACGTTCGGGTTTTCTTGAATAAGGCGTTTACGCTTCCGACCGTTTTGGTGGTGCTGGTCATGATGGCCATGTATGGCGTTGAAATGATGTTACCAACGTATCTTCAAAACATCTTAGGCTTAACGCCCTTCCAGTCTGGTGTGACGTTACTAGGTGGTGCTTTATTTATGGGCGGGCTTTCCCCCGTTTCCGGATTTTTGTTTAATCGGGTGGGCGTTCACCGGTTAGCCCTTTTCGGGTTTAGTCTGCTAACGCTGGGGACCCTGCCCTTTGCGTTTATCACGCCCACGACTTCCGCGAGACTCATTGCCATCATTTACGCACTCCGCCTCATTGGGATTGCTTTGGTCATGATGCCGCTAACCATCAGTGCGATGAATGCTTTTCCCCAATCAATGGCTGCCCACGCCAGCACCGCTAACAATATGGCGCGTCAGTTAGGGGCCTCCGTTGCCGTTGCACTGTTGTCTTCCGTGACACAGAACATCGTCAGTCAGCACATGCCCACCGGTCAGTTGAAGGTAACGAATCCGTTGACCTATGCTGGTCAAACCCTCGCGGCGTCGATGGCTGGGTTTAGGATATCCTTTTGCATTGGGTTGGCCTTTGCGGTAGTTGGTCTAGGGGTGGCGTGGTGGCTAAAGCCTAAGGGGGAGAATTAA